The Thiosulfativibrio zosterae genome has a window encoding:
- a CDS encoding methyl-accepting chemotaxis protein, which translates to MSDFEKDISRLGTIVSKTDLKGTILEVNDAFVDASGYLKEELIGQPHNILRHPDVPKAVFKDMWATLQSGKPWVQIVKNRCKDGQYYWVEANVTPILENGKIIGFLSVRRAISEETKAAAAKLYKEIHRGNKQITNGYVLDPLQRMCLFNRFHPINLMVMMIGVMGLLLILAGFDVFTLHGGWALLLGLGFLAFSLAGRTYAFKRLGRAKVVMDMMREGNFTGQVDFYGDHSLSRLIAAVKMMQVQLGAMVDEAKNQLERTTRLRSALHSASANMMMINKRGRVLYLNQQMQKFLNAHRAHLKTISKGFDETQLVGRPISEVFSQPVFADMEHAQESEVVLGELIIHLKIQPVFNDAQQQIGSVIEWVDLTQQRKIENNLKDTLEMAALGHTNLSINTTGLSGFFLDTSNHINSLLIELNSIIENMVMVMTNLATGDLRGRVEKDLQGSLAAMKGATNVSLDNLSGIVLYIKRATETVSSAAKESSAAALDLSDRTQQAAATLEQINASMQMVHGLQKENAAELISVNDMANQAMGENATAKSALEATVSAIEDIQQTSEKISNIISLIDGIAFQTNLLALNAAVEAARAGDHGRGFAVVAGEVRSLAQKSATAAQEIKLLIDESVSKVQQGVSKVQETNQAFEIVNEKVTSMGTALDKVVLSIKEQQHSVTEVATAIGHLDSNIQSNAALVEETSSAAESLKEQAILLGKETSKFLIDEQMAHALIQNSSEFYGVNLSDVRQSMRIWRTNAQSFLNGVNVQIDVEKAINPDLCNVGVALEKIAQAAPSIQSSSEFKKTVDLHLRQHRLVKQVIDLMQTQKESESNGVNVALMKEKDALLDEFVLVTQQLDQALSRLEAIEH; encoded by the coding sequence ATGAGCGATTTTGAAAAAGACATTTCACGATTAGGAACCATCGTTTCTAAAACGGATTTAAAAGGCACTATTCTTGAAGTGAATGATGCTTTTGTAGATGCCAGTGGTTATTTAAAAGAAGAACTCATTGGTCAGCCGCATAATATTTTGCGCCATCCTGATGTACCTAAAGCCGTGTTTAAAGATATGTGGGCCACTTTGCAATCGGGCAAACCTTGGGTGCAAATTGTTAAAAATCGCTGTAAAGATGGTCAGTATTATTGGGTAGAAGCCAATGTTACGCCTATTTTAGAAAATGGCAAAATCATTGGGTTTTTGTCGGTTAGACGCGCCATTTCAGAAGAAACCAAAGCCGCTGCTGCCAAGTTATACAAAGAGATTCATCGCGGCAATAAGCAAATTACCAATGGTTATGTGTTAGATCCGTTGCAAAGAATGTGTTTATTCAATCGTTTTCACCCCATTAATTTAATGGTGATGATGATTGGCGTGATGGGATTATTGTTAATCTTAGCGGGATTTGATGTCTTTACCTTGCACGGTGGCTGGGCATTATTATTGGGCTTAGGGTTTTTGGCATTTTCATTGGCGGGCAGAACCTATGCCTTCAAGCGTTTAGGACGCGCTAAAGTTGTCATGGATATGATGCGCGAGGGCAACTTTACCGGGCAAGTTGATTTTTATGGTGACCATTCTCTCAGTCGTTTGATTGCGGCGGTGAAAATGATGCAAGTTCAACTCGGTGCTATGGTTGACGAAGCCAAAAATCAACTAGAGCGCACCACGCGCTTGCGCTCGGCATTACACAGTGCCTCGGCGAATATGATGATGATTAATAAACGCGGGCGAGTTTTATATTTAAACCAACAAATGCAAAAATTCTTAAATGCGCATCGCGCTCATCTTAAAACGATTTCAAAAGGCTTTGACGAAACCCAACTAGTGGGTCGTCCCATCAGTGAAGTCTTCAGTCAGCCTGTGTTTGCCGATATGGAACATGCCCAAGAGTCCGAAGTGGTTTTAGGGGAGTTAATTATTCACTTAAAAATTCAACCCGTTTTTAATGATGCTCAACAACAAATTGGTTCGGTGATTGAGTGGGTGGATTTAACCCAACAAAGAAAAATTGAAAATAATCTTAAAGATACTTTAGAAATGGCGGCTTTAGGACACACCAATTTGTCGATTAATACCACAGGTTTGTCCGGCTTTTTTCTCGATACCTCCAATCACATCAACTCATTGCTGATTGAGCTTAACAGCATTATTGAAAACATGGTGATGGTAATGACCAATCTAGCCACCGGTGATTTGAGAGGGCGAGTAGAGAAAGATTTACAAGGCTCTCTGGCAGCCATGAAAGGTGCCACCAATGTGTCGCTGGATAATTTGAGTGGTATTGTACTTTATATCAAACGCGCCACAGAAACTGTGAGTAGCGCGGCTAAAGAATCTTCGGCAGCGGCCTTAGATTTGTCTGACAGAACCCAACAAGCTGCCGCCACTTTAGAGCAAATTAACGCCTCTATGCAAATGGTGCATGGTTTGCAAAAAGAAAATGCGGCAGAACTGATCTCAGTGAATGACATGGCTAATCAAGCCATGGGTGAAAATGCCACGGCAAAAAGTGCATTAGAAGCCACTGTGTCTGCCATTGAAGATATTCAACAAACCTCAGAAAAAATCTCAAATATTATCTCTTTGATTGATGGCATTGCCTTTCAAACCAATTTACTCGCGCTAAATGCCGCGGTAGAAGCGGCGCGCGCAGGGGATCATGGGCGTGGCTTTGCCGTGGTTGCTGGAGAAGTCAGAAGTCTGGCGCAAAAATCAGCCACTGCCGCACAAGAAATTAAATTATTGATTGATGAGTCGGTCAGTAAGGTGCAACAAGGGGTTAGCAAAGTACAAGAAACCAATCAGGCTTTTGAAATCGTGAATGAAAAAGTCACTTCTATGGGAACTGCCTTAGATAAGGTGGTTTTATCGATTAAAGAGCAGCAGCATTCCGTCACAGAAGTTGCCACGGCAATAGGTCACCTAGACAGTAATATTCAAAGTAATGCCGCCTTGGTTGAAGAAACCTCGTCTGCGGCAGAATCTCTAAAAGAGCAGGCAATTTTATTAGGCAAAGAAACCAGCAAGTTCCTGATTGATGAGCAAATGGCTCACGCTTTAATTCAAAATTCGTCCGAATTTTATGGCGTTAATTTGTCTGATGTTCGTCAAAGTATGCGTATTTGGCGAACCAACGCCCAGTCTTTTTTAAACGGGGTTAATGTTCAGATAGATGTTGAAAAAGCCATCAATCCAGATTTATGTAATGTTGGCGTTGCTCTGGAAAAAATTGCTCAAGCTGCCCCCAGTATTCAAAGCTCAAGTGAGTTTAAAAAGACGGTTGATTTGCATCTTAGACAGCATCGGTTAGTCAAGCAGGTCATTGACTTGATGCAAACCCAAAAAGAGTCTGAATCCAACGGCGTGAATGTTGCCTTAATGAAAGAAAAAGATGCCTTGTTAGATGAGTTTGTACTAGTGACTCAACAGCTTGACCAAGCCCTGTCCCGTTTAGAAGCGATAGAGCATTAA
- a CDS encoding sensor domain-containing phosphodiesterase — protein sequence MQLFKKSPFQQEKKHTMQLKDKTLYSVFQPIYSFSNQSCIGAEVLVRGTHPVTGFQVPVAECLEIPEDFNASDYFYQLNAMHLNNWIDHKVPNAWLFINIEIASIKRLEDLCLESLVREMTIHGREIVVEVVESEIRDEILFKEIITQLRAIGCLIALDDFGAGHSNVDRIWKVEPDIVKLDRGVLVEATKSLRSQNTLRNLVRLIKQSGSVCLLEGIETQDQALLAMDVGVDLVQGFYFARPNALLEQVPKGEACIREVTEQYPAYLAEQKFVKNIQQKGYETLYENLDSCLTLQDLEEAMQERVSLSFVKRFFILNERGYQVSEENLKENLDSRIEFMGKGKGLCWKNRRYFVQAKTYPEQLYVSEPYRSLIDMQLCLTLSKSMTLEGQLYVLCFDVFYHDKSAATVQISI from the coding sequence GTGCAATTGTTTAAAAAATCGCCTTTTCAACAGGAAAAGAAACACACGATGCAGCTTAAAGATAAAACGCTCTATTCAGTTTTTCAGCCAATCTATAGCTTTTCCAATCAGTCCTGTATTGGGGCGGAGGTTTTGGTGCGAGGAACACATCCTGTAACGGGCTTTCAAGTGCCAGTTGCAGAGTGTTTGGAGATACCAGAAGATTTTAATGCGTCCGATTATTTTTATCAGTTGAATGCGATGCACTTAAACAATTGGATAGACCATAAAGTGCCTAATGCATGGTTGTTTATCAATATCGAAATTGCCTCCATAAAAAGACTTGAAGATTTATGTTTAGAGTCTTTAGTGCGTGAGATGACCATTCATGGTCGAGAAATTGTGGTTGAGGTGGTGGAAAGTGAAATTCGTGATGAGATTTTGTTTAAAGAAATCATAACGCAATTAAGAGCAATCGGGTGTTTGATTGCGCTGGATGACTTTGGTGCGGGGCATTCTAATGTTGACCGAATTTGGAAAGTAGAGCCTGATATTGTCAAACTTGACCGCGGAGTTTTGGTAGAAGCCACCAAAAGTTTGCGCAGTCAAAATACCTTGCGCAACTTGGTTCGTTTGATAAAGCAGTCTGGCAGCGTGTGTTTATTAGAAGGCATTGAAACGCAAGATCAAGCCTTATTGGCGATGGATGTTGGGGTAGATTTGGTGCAGGGTTTTTATTTTGCGCGTCCTAACGCTTTGCTTGAACAAGTGCCTAAAGGCGAAGCTTGCATTCGTGAAGTGACGGAACAGTATCCGGCTTATTTGGCGGAACAAAAGTTTGTTAAAAATATCCAGCAAAAAGGTTACGAAACCTTATACGAAAATTTAGACAGCTGTTTGACGCTGCAAGATTTAGAAGAAGCCATGCAAGAGCGGGTATCTTTAAGTTTTGTGAAGCGTTTTTTCATTTTGAATGAACGAGGTTATCAAGTCAGTGAAGAAAATTTAAAGGAAAACCTAGATAGCCGAATTGAATTTATGGGCAAAGGCAAGGGCTTGTGTTGGAAAAATCGCCGCTATTTTGTACAAGCCAAAACTTACCCAGAACAATTGTATGTTTCAGAGCCATATCGTTCTTTGATTGATATGCAACTTTGTTTAACACTCTCCAAATCCATGACCCTAGAAGGTCAATTATATGTGCTGTGTTTTGATGTGTTTTATCACGACAAATCCGCAGCAACGGTACAGATTTCTATTTGA
- a CDS encoding ABC transporter ATP-binding protein, protein MSEVHLELTNVGIEFPTPKGPFRALQDVNLKIEQGEFISLIGHSGCGKSTVLNIVAGLYEATEGGVLLDGREVNAPGPERAVVFQNHSLLPWLSAYENVELAVDQVFKKTKTAAEKKEWIEHNLKLVHMDHAMHKRPDEISGGMKQRVGIARALAMQPEVMLMDEPFGALDALTRAHLQDSLMEIQKELNNTVIMITHDVDEAVLLSDRIVMMTNGPAATIGEILKVELPHPRDRLALADDPTYNHYRSEVLRFLYEKQRKVEH, encoded by the coding sequence ATGTCAGAAGTACATTTAGAATTAACGAATGTGGGGATAGAGTTCCCCACGCCTAAAGGCCCGTTTAGAGCCTTACAAGATGTCAATTTAAAAATAGAGCAGGGTGAGTTTATCTCTTTGATAGGTCACTCGGGCTGCGGTAAATCAACGGTTTTAAATATTGTTGCGGGCTTGTATGAAGCCACAGAAGGCGGCGTTTTATTGGATGGTCGCGAAGTGAATGCGCCTGGTCCAGAAAGAGCGGTGGTGTTTCAAAACCATTCATTATTGCCTTGGCTTTCTGCATACGAAAATGTGGAATTGGCGGTAGATCAGGTGTTTAAAAAAACCAAAACGGCCGCAGAGAAAAAAGAATGGATTGAGCATAACCTCAAGTTGGTGCACATGGATCATGCCATGCACAAACGCCCAGATGAAATTTCGGGTGGGATGAAACAGCGTGTGGGGATTGCCCGAGCGTTGGCCATGCAGCCAGAAGTCATGTTGATGGATGAGCCGTTTGGTGCGTTAGATGCCTTAACCCGCGCGCATTTACAAGATTCATTAATGGAAATTCAAAAGGAATTGAACAACACCGTGATTATGATTACCCATGATGTTGATGAGGCAGTGTTATTGTCGGATCGAATTGTCATGATGACCAATGGGCCAGCAGCCACGATTGGTGAAATCTTAAAAGTGGAATTACCCCATCCGCGCGACCGTTTGGCTTTAGCGGATGACCCTACTTATAACCATTATCGTTCTGAAGTGTTGCGTTTTTTATATGAAAAACAACGCAAAGTAGAACACTGA
- a CDS encoding ABC transporter permease, translated as MNPLKWAFIEPFYKLAIGEDRRGQLNTIVKMIGLPISGILIFLMVWQGAASHINTSLGQFPGPVQTYEQFVSLQDEAKAAALKEEKFYQRQEERNAKKLEKDPSADVTIRDYVGPPTFFDQIGRSLITVMSGFILASLIAVPIGIVIGLSANAYSAVNPLIQIFKPVSPLAWLPLVTMVVSAVYVTDDPAFDKAFLNSMFTVLLCCLWPTIINTAAGVATVTQDLKNVSKVLNLSWWTHVRKIVLPCSIPMMFTGLRISLGIAWMVLIAAEMLAQNPGLGKFVWDEFQNGSSNSLGRIMVAVIVIGIVGFFLDRGMLMIQRWVSWDKSVALR; from the coding sequence ATGAATCCTTTAAAGTGGGCGTTTATTGAGCCCTTTTACAAATTAGCCATCGGTGAAGACCGCAGAGGTCAGCTAAATACCATTGTAAAAATGATTGGCTTACCGATTTCAGGCATTTTAATTTTTTTAATGGTTTGGCAGGGTGCGGCTTCGCACATTAATACCTCGTTGGGGCAGTTTCCTGGTCCTGTGCAAACTTATGAGCAGTTTGTTTCATTACAAGATGAAGCCAAAGCCGCTGCTCTTAAAGAAGAGAAGTTTTATCAGCGTCAAGAAGAGCGTAATGCCAAAAAGTTAGAAAAAGATCCGAGTGCGGATGTCACCATTCGTGACTATGTGGGGCCGCCAACTTTTTTTGATCAAATTGGTCGCAGTTTAATTACGGTGATGAGTGGATTTATTTTGGCATCTTTAATTGCCGTGCCGATTGGCATAGTGATTGGTTTGAGTGCCAATGCTTATTCGGCGGTGAATCCGTTAATTCAAATTTTTAAACCGGTTTCGCCTTTGGCTTGGTTGCCTTTGGTCACTATGGTGGTGTCGGCGGTATATGTCACAGACGACCCTGCATTTGATAAGGCGTTTTTAAACTCGATGTTTACCGTGTTGTTGTGTTGTTTATGGCCAACCATTATCAATACCGCGGCGGGTGTGGCTACGGTGACGCAAGATTTAAAAAATGTCAGCAAGGTGCTTAATTTAAGCTGGTGGACACATGTGCGCAAGATTGTATTGCCTTGCTCTATTCCAATGATGTTTACCGGTTTGCGTATTTCTTTAGGGATTGCTTGGATGGTGTTAATTGCCGCAGAAATGTTGGCACAGAACCCAGGCCTGGGCAAATTTGTGTGGGACGAGTTCCAAAATGGCAGCTCTAATTCGCTCGGTCGAATTATGGTAGCGGTGATTGTGATTGGTATCGTCGGTTTCTTTTTAGACAGAGGCATGTTGATGATTCAACGCTGGGTGTCTTGGGATAAATCGGTCGCGTTGCGTTAA
- a CDS encoding CmpA/NrtA family ABC transporter substrate-binding protein: MKTSSSRRTFLKKSVLAVSAALALSSGIYSTSAMALGEPEKPDLKFGFIKLTDMAPLAIAYEKGFFEDEGLYVQLEAQANWKVLLDRVIDGQLDGAHMLAGQPIAATIGYGTKANVITPLSMDLNGNAITVSNKTWEAMKPHVEMEGGKPKHPISAAALKPVVQQYKNEGKPFKMGMVFPVSTHNYELRYWLAAGGLKPGFYAPEKGNTAGTLDADVLLSVTPPPQMPATMEAGTIEGYCVGEPWNQQAVFKGIGVPVISDNSIQTNNPEKVFGLREDFYTQYPNTTIRVVKAMIRAAKWLDEENNKNRPEAVKILSKPNFVGADYKVIANSMTGTFEYEKGDKRSEPDFNVFFRYNATYPYYSDAIWYMTQMRRWGQISEYKPDSWYTDMAKKVYRPDIYKMAVAELIKDGVMQKSEFAEVMTTDGFRGVQNDFMDGIPYDGSKPNAYIDSLKIGLKGQDKL; this comes from the coding sequence ATGAAAACATCATCTTCTCGTCGTACTTTTCTTAAGAAATCTGTTCTAGCAGTTTCAGCAGCCTTAGCTTTATCTTCAGGTATTTATAGCACTTCAGCCATGGCGCTGGGCGAACCTGAAAAACCTGATTTGAAATTCGGCTTTATTAAACTTACCGATATGGCGCCTCTTGCGATTGCCTATGAAAAAGGCTTTTTTGAAGACGAAGGTCTTTATGTGCAACTCGAAGCCCAGGCTAACTGGAAAGTATTATTAGACCGAGTGATTGATGGTCAGTTAGATGGCGCGCATATGTTAGCGGGTCAGCCAATTGCCGCGACGATTGGCTATGGGACTAAGGCTAATGTTATTACACCTTTATCGATGGATTTAAATGGTAATGCCATTACGGTTTCTAATAAAACTTGGGAAGCGATGAAACCTCATGTTGAGATGGAAGGGGGTAAGCCCAAGCATCCTATCAGCGCGGCGGCTTTGAAGCCGGTGGTTCAGCAATATAAAAATGAAGGCAAGCCTTTTAAAATGGGAATGGTTTTCCCGGTATCTACGCACAACTATGAATTGCGTTATTGGTTAGCAGCAGGTGGTTTAAAGCCAGGGTTTTATGCACCAGAAAAAGGCAACACCGCCGGAACCTTGGATGCTGATGTGTTGTTATCGGTCACGCCACCACCTCAAATGCCTGCCACCATGGAAGCTGGAACGATTGAAGGTTATTGCGTTGGTGAGCCTTGGAACCAACAAGCCGTATTTAAAGGCATAGGTGTGCCAGTGATTTCGGATAACTCGATTCAAACCAACAACCCAGAAAAAGTATTTGGCTTGCGTGAAGATTTTTATACCCAGTACCCCAATACGACAATTCGTGTGGTGAAAGCCATGATTCGTGCGGCGAAATGGTTGGATGAAGAGAACAACAAAAATCGCCCAGAAGCGGTGAAAATTTTGTCTAAACCCAATTTTGTGGGGGCAGATTACAAAGTTATCGCTAACTCTATGACAGGTACTTTTGAATATGAAAAGGGCGATAAGCGTTCAGAGCCAGACTTTAATGTGTTCTTCCGTTATAACGCCACCTATCCTTATTATTCAGATGCCATTTGGTATATGACGCAAATGCGTCGTTGGGGGCAAATTTCTGAGTACAAGCCCGACAGTTGGTATACCGATATGGCGAAAAAAGTTTACCGTCCAGACATTTATAAAATGGCCGTGGCAGAGTTGATTAAAGATGGCGTGATGCAAAAATCGGAGTTTGCTGAAGTCATGACAACAGACGGTTTCCGTGGTGTGCAAAATGATTTTATGGATGGCATTCCTTACGATGGCTCTAAGCCAAACGCCTATATTGATAGTTTAAAAATTGGTTTGAAAGGTCAAGACAAGCTGTAA
- a CDS encoding CmpA/NrtA family ABC transporter substrate-binding protein → MSEKIKIGFTALTDSAPLVVAKELGFFANLGLDVELCKEVSWSNIRDKLVFGEYQAAHLLAPMLMSCTLGLGGLKKPLCTAYSFGLNGNAISVSNSVFAELEAVADNLMDAPEQTARALAQVIQQRVAAGLPKLRFAVVFPYSMHYYLLNHWLVSGGIALEQVEIMVVPPARVVQALAEDVIDGYCVGEPWNSHAAIGGVGVTLITGYEIWNNAPEKVLGVTQEWAEIHTEEHAKLVQALYQASAWIDKAENHPQLMTFLSMPEYVGVPQTALEYAFAGKVCHPTSQTCRLVPEFAKPYKDHANLPKIQDALWILTQMQTLGQITETVSIEHLATEVYRPDLTQTFLKI, encoded by the coding sequence ATGTCAGAGAAGATAAAAATCGGATTTACGGCCTTAACCGACAGTGCGCCCCTTGTGGTTGCCAAAGAGTTAGGGTTTTTTGCCAATTTAGGGTTGGATGTTGAACTTTGCAAAGAAGTGTCTTGGTCTAATATTCGCGACAAATTGGTGTTTGGTGAATACCAAGCTGCGCACCTGCTTGCGCCCATGCTTATGTCTTGCACTTTAGGGTTAGGGGGACTAAAAAAACCGCTCTGTACGGCCTATTCTTTTGGGTTAAATGGCAATGCCATCAGTGTTTCTAATTCAGTATTTGCCGAGCTAGAAGCGGTTGCAGATAATTTAATGGATGCCCCTGAACAAACCGCCCGTGCTTTGGCTCAAGTGATTCAACAGCGTGTGGCGGCTGGCTTACCTAAATTGCGTTTTGCAGTGGTGTTTCCCTATTCGATGCATTATTACTTGTTAAATCACTGGTTGGTCAGTGGTGGCATTGCTTTAGAGCAGGTCGAAATTATGGTAGTGCCGCCGGCACGGGTTGTGCAAGCCCTGGCAGAAGATGTGATTGATGGCTATTGTGTGGGCGAGCCTTGGAATAGCCATGCCGCTATAGGAGGGGTGGGGGTGACCTTAATCACGGGTTATGAAATTTGGAACAACGCTCCCGAAAAAGTCTTGGGCGTTACTCAAGAATGGGCTGAAATCCATACTGAAGAGCACGCCAAATTGGTGCAAGCCCTCTATCAAGCCAGTGCTTGGATTGATAAGGCTGAAAATCATCCACAGTTAATGACATTTTTGTCTATGCCCGAGTATGTCGGGGTGCCGCAAACGGCATTGGAATATGCGTTTGCTGGAAAAGTCTGTCACCCAACCAGTCAAACCTGTCGTTTGGTGCCTGAGTTTGCAAAACCCTATAAAGATCACGCCAATCTCCCCAAAATTCAAGACGCATTATGGATACTCACCCAAATGCAAACGCTAGGGCAAATAACAGAAACCGTTTCTATAGAACATCTAGCCACAGAAGTTTATCGTCCCGATTTAACCCAAACATTTCTAAAAATTTAA
- a CDS encoding ANTAR domain-containing response regulator: MLVDNDSARSALLSQALQDQGYQVVSRVAPGPSLLAKIAQVMPDMIVIDTDCPDRDMLESVSLLNKHNPLPVVMFADEESEAVIQQAIRSGVSGYISSHVQPERVKSIMKVAVARFREYQALKDELQQTKSELETSRLMQKAKALLMKHKKATEDEAHKAIMKMSMDQNKPVSEVAQNIIQVLDMQL, translated from the coding sequence ATGTTAGTGGATAACGACTCGGCGCGTTCAGCGTTATTGAGTCAAGCCTTACAAGACCAAGGTTATCAAGTGGTTTCGCGCGTTGCGCCTGGCCCCAGTTTACTGGCGAAAATTGCCCAAGTCATGCCCGACATGATTGTGATAGATACGGATTGCCCTGATAGAGATATGTTAGAAAGTGTGTCTTTATTGAATAAACACAATCCTTTACCGGTGGTGATGTTTGCTGATGAAGAAAGCGAAGCGGTGATTCAACAAGCCATTCGTTCGGGGGTGAGTGGTTATATTTCAAGCCATGTTCAACCCGAACGCGTCAAAAGTATTATGAAAGTGGCGGTGGCCAGATTTCGCGAGTATCAAGCGCTCAAAGACGAGTTACAACAAACCAAATCGGAATTGGAAACCAGTCGCTTAATGCAAAAAGCCAAAGCCTTGCTGATGAAGCATAAAAAAGCCACAGAAGACGAGGCGCATAAAGCCATTATGAAAATGTCCATGGATCAAAATAAGCCAGTCAGTGAAGTGGCTCAAAATATTATCCAAGTATTGGATATGCAGTTGTAA